A genomic window from Solanum dulcamara chromosome 11, daSolDulc1.2, whole genome shotgun sequence includes:
- the LOC129872726 gene encoding LEAF RUST 10 DISEASE-RESISTANCE LOCUS RECEPTOR-LIKE PROTEIN KINASE-like 2.2, with protein MDSFLSFQFIACTVLFFILIHLPPLSSRENKWFSSCGKPFNCGNINEITYPFWGNDRPKECGYPGFELQCEDQGNTVIQIANINYLVLDINLDGQIITVTRKDLGADRICQFNSTIDNSNTFEYASSLVNFTFNYACLPWAGSFNCPINGMNYKNGFAIGSDGGAGTCHASIVVPGRKEFSSGGIIRDLGDLKQLLEQGFDVKWKVDRSHCKECEKLGGRCGFDVGAKEFRCLCPEDQSSSSSSSNNACTSGVPTGAVSSSGTGNSKPLSSLTTPPGTFPYFLLKLCIFRQLILNFYIVDKKEFLT; from the coding sequence ATGGATAGCTTCCTCTCCTTCCAATTTATAGCTTGCACAGTACTCTTCTTCATCTTAATTCACCTTCCTCCTCTTTCTTCCCGCGAAAACAAGTGGTTTTCCAGCTGTGGTAAGCCCTTCAACTGCGGAAACATAAATGAAATTACTTATCCTTTCTGGGGAAATGATCGACCGAAGGAATGCGGTTATCCTGGATTCGAGCTTCAATGCGAAGATCAGGGAAACACCGTAATACAGATTGCGAACATAAATTACCTTGTTCTGGATATTAATTTGGACGGCCAAATTATTACAGTGACTAGAAAAGATCTAGGTGCAGATAGAATTTGTCAATTTAACTCGACTATAGATAATTCCAATACATTCGAGTACGCTTCGAGCTTAGTGAATTTCACGTTCAATTATGCGTGTCTGCCTTGGGCTGGATCGTTCAATTGTCCGATAAATGGAATGAATTATAAGAATGGTTTTGCAATTGGAAGTGACGGAGGAGCTGGGACATGTCATGCTAGTATAGTTGTACCAGGTCGTAAGGAGTTTTCGTCTGGAGGAATAATTCGAGATTTGGGGGATTTGAAGCAGTTGCTGGAACAGGGTTTTGATGTGAAATGGAAAGTGGATAGAAGTCATTGTAAGGAATGTGAAAAGTTGGGGGGACGTTGTGGATTTGATGTTGGTGCGAAAGAATTTAGGTGTTTGTGTCCTGAAGATCAATCTTCTTCGTCGTCGTCGTCCAATAATGCATGCACCAGTGGAGTTCCTACTGGTGCAGTTTCGTCCTCTGGAACTGGAAATAGTAAACCCCTTTCATCCCTGACTACACCGCCTGGTACGTTTCCCTATTTCCTTCTTAAGCTCTGCATTTTCCGACaattgattttgaatttttatattgttGACAAAAAGGAATTTCTCACATGA
- the LOC129874641 gene encoding putative glutamine amidotransferase GAT1_2.1, with amino-acid sequence MAVELSVVLPRVLIVSRRTVRKNKFVDFVGEYHLDLIVSYGAVPVIVPRVSGVHMLLDSFEPIHGVLLCEGEDIDPSLYNYELSDLTPEELEEIRRLHASDTAIDKEKDTIELRLAKLCLERNIPYLGICRGSQVLNVACGGTLIQDIGKEISKNLPENQRVIHMDYDNYDGHRHVIQVVEETPLHHWFKDSLEDEKMEISVNSYHHQGVKKLAQRFVPMAFAPDGLVEGFYDPDAYNPAEGKFIMGLQFHPERMRQEDSDEFDYPGCTFAYQEFVKAVVAYQKKLLNATRVQKPLKLNQEMEKKRKIIVRSFSLARDLYEKGCTIQPSKISDLDVGAEFLESNTALSLQQETRLMQMGATVRNASSYLERLKMNEQKEGLARKVMGKMSVEQLSDLKSLYNIMGQICSEVLETKLQDLMTLDEEF; translated from the exons ATGGCTGTCGAGCTCTCAGTTGTCCTACCCCGCGTGCTCATCGTCTCTAGACGTACCGTTCGTAAGAACAagtttgttgattttgttg GAGAATATCATCTCGATCTTATAGTAAGCTATGGAGCTGTTCCGGTCATTGTACCCAGAGTTTCTGGGGTACATATGTTATTAGACAGTTTTGAACCAATTCATGGTGTTCTGCTTTGTGAAGGAGAGGATATCGATCCTTCTCTGTACAACTATGAACTCTCCGATCTCACCCCTGAAGAATTGGAAGAAATCAGGAGATTGCACGCTAGTGATACTGCAATTGACAAGGAAAAAGACACAATTGAACTCAGATTGGCAAAACTCTGTCTAGAAAGGAACATTCCCTATTTGGGTATATGCAGGGGTTCACAGGTACTAAATGTTGCATGTGGAGGAACTCTTATACAAGACATTGGGAAAGAAATATCGAAAAACCTCCCTGAGAATCAGAGGGTAATTCACATGGATTATGATAACTATGATGGTCATAGACATGTTATACAAGTTGTTGAGGAAACGCCATTGCACCATTGGTTCAAGGATTCATTAGAAGACGAAAAAATGGAGATTTCAGTCAATAGTTATCACCATCAAGGAGTTAAAAAATTGGCTCAGAGATTTGTTCCTATGGCATTTGCCCCTGATGGTTTAGTTGAAGGATTTTATGATCCGGATGCTTATAATCCTGCTGAGGGTAAGTTCATTATGGGACTTCAATTTCATCCGGAACGAATGAGGCAAGAAGATAGTGATGAATTTGATTATCCTGGATGTACATTTGCTTATCAG GAGTTTGTGAAGGCTGTAGTTGCTTATCAGAAGAAACTGTTAAACGCAACTAGAGTGCAAAAGCCCTTGAAGCTTAATcaagaaatggagaagaagaggaaaattaTAGTTAGAAGTTTTTCACTTGCTAGAGATTTATACGAAAAAGGCTGTACGATTCAGCCATCTAAAATTTCAGACTTAGATGTAGGAGCAGAATTCCTAGAG TCAAATACAGCATTGAGTTTGCAACAAGAGACAAGGTTAATGCAAATGGGAGCAACAGTAAGGAATGCATCATCATATTTGGAGAGATTGAAGATGAATGAGCAGAAAGAGGGGTTGGCAAGGAAAGTAATGGGAAAAATGTCAGTGGAACAGCTATCTGATCTAAAATCACTTTACAATATAATGGGACAGATATGTTCAGAAGTCTTGGAGACAAAACTACAGGATCTCATGACTCTTGATGAggaattttga